The sequence TGTACACCTCAGTTTCCcaattttgtaaaaaagaaaagtaggctGTGCTCTTTACCTACGTACTCTCTGTTGATAGTTCGTTAGCTAATACACCTTTTAAAGTGCTAATCATCTGAAGGCATTAGTAATAATTCTGTTGCTGCAGTTTACTTTGCATTTCAAGATCGGTATCTTCATGACAGTACAGATCTCATTTAGCCTACCGGCTCAATGCTGTCAGCCACACCCATGTTTTCCAGCAGTTAGGTTACTTTATCCAAAATAGTATTTTGAGTTTCATTTCTGGACCATGGTGAACATCTGAAATGGCATCCTCTCCCTTCAGGCTGCTGAACTCGTCTTTATGTTCTGCAGGCACCCGAGCAGTGATAGTGTGGCCCAGACTCCTGAATTACTACGGCGGTACCCCTTGGAGGACCACTCCGAGTTTCCCCTGCCCCCAGATGTAGTGTTCTTCTGCCAGCCCGAGGGCTGTCTGAGTGTGCGTCAGCGGCGCATGAGTCTGCGGGATGACACTTCTTTCGTCTTCACCCTCACTGACAAGGACACTGGAGTCACTCGTTATGGCATCTGTGTTAACTTCTACCGCTCCTTCCAGAAGCGTATGCctaaagaaaagggggaaggtGGGGCAGGGTCCCGTGGGAAGGAAGGATCCCGTGCCACTTGTGCATCAGAAGAGGTTGGCACTGAGACCTCAGAGACCGGCCTGTCCTTGCAACCCCCCAGTGCTGACCCCGCCCCCGATGTGAATCAGTCTCCTCGGGTCAAACCCCGGGCCAAGGCAGGGAGCCGTTCACGCAATAGTACTCTGACATCCCTGTGTGTGCTCAGCCACTATCCCTTCTTCTCCACCTTCCGAGAATGTCTGTACACCCTCAAACGTCTTGTGGACTGCTGCAGTGAGCGGCTGCTGGGCAAGAAACTGGGCATCCCTCGAGGCATACAAAGGTACAGTCTGCTGCTGACACtcagaagagagggaagcagttaGAGATGAGTCGGTTTGTGAGGGGCAGGAAATTTCCTCTGAAGCCTGAGGTCCTTCGTATGGCTAGAATGAAGTGTTGTCTTAGACCGTGTTGTAcgtttaagaataaatttttgttaaaagaaagaaatcggTCAATCATTAAAAAACATAGCCTGCGGTCCTTCATACACCTCTTTAAGCATATTGTATTAGTCCTTTCTAAGGAAAAAGTGCTACAGAGTTAGACTGCCTAACATAATAATGTTTGGAGTTCGATGTTTCATGCAGGCAGGAATATAAGTCctcatatgtatacatttttacatttgttctCTTGGATATACCCTCCAGCCCTAGCTGAGCCCAAAGATCGGGCTTTTCCGATATCATTTTTACTGTGTGGCTACTGTATTGTGTTGCAGTAGGGTATCAGCTCCTGGTGCTTATGTGTCTGTTTCCTGCTGTCTGCTCCTCAGGGACACTATGTGGCGCATCTTTACTGGATCATTGCTAGTGGAGGAGAAGTCAAGTGCCCTTCTTCATGACCTTCGAGAGATTGAGGCCTGGATCTATCGATTGCTTCGTTCCCCAGTGCCCGTCTCTGGGCAGAAGCGAGTAGACATTGAGGTCCTACCCCAGGAGCTCCAACAGGCTCTGACCTTTGCTCTTCCAGACCCTTCTCGATTCACCCTGGTGGATTTCCCACTGCACCTTCCCTTGGAACTTCTGGGTGTGGATGCCTGTCTTCAGGTGCTAACCTGCATCCTCTTAGAGCACAAGGTGAGAGAGCCAGCTTTCTAGACCTTTAAGGACGGAGCCtacatctttttcatctttttgtccCTAGAAGGTAACATATGCCAGGTATACAGGAGGCATCGTCTAGTTGTGGGCTGGATTAAGGTACTCTCGGTGGAATGTATTCAGAGGGTCTGCCACTCAATTGAATTATCCTTAACTAGACTGACCTAATTCTCCGGAAATATCAGTAGTTCTGTTCCGATGAGTGGTCCTGAAATTTGGGGGGAACAAGAACCAGGAAGGTAAGGCATGGGGCAGAGATCACTGTGAAAGCTGTGTTCGTGGAGCCCTATGCGTGGTGAGATGGAAATTAAATGGTAGCGCTGGAAACTGTTTTCTCATCCCTGTTATTCTTGCTGTTGAACGATCCTTGTGGGATGGCTTGCGGCAGGTGGTGCTACAGTCCCGAGACTACAATGCCCTCTCCATGTCTGTGATGGCATTTGTGGCGATGATCTACCCACTGGAGTATATGTTTCCTGTAATCCCACTGCTGCCCACCTGCATGGCATCGGCAGAACAGGTGAGTGCAGGTGCTTTCTGGCTTTGTCACCTCTACTTTCCAGCTCTGTCCAGCTCTGAGGGAGATCAGTGCTGAGAAGTTGTAAATCAGTACTCATCTTCCTTCCCTTATTATAACTTACATGTCCGTAAACCATGACCTAACTTGAACTGATTTGATGTCAAAACTtgtgttatttttggtttttactttcaaagtaaatgttgggacgcctgggtggctcagtcggttaagcatttgccttccactcaggtcatgatcccagggtcctgggatcgagccccatgtaaggctccccgctcagtggggagcctgcttctccctctgcctgccattcctccttGCTCAAGCCCCCCCGcccatgaataaatgaaaattttttttaaaaagtaaatgctaATAATTATAGGTTTCTGGCTACACTGTTGTAGGTGTTATATAATGTATAGAATATACACTGTTACCTCTCTAAAATCTGAAAACTTGTGAATACAGAAACACACCTACCCTCAAGAGTTTTGGAAAAGAGATTATGGACCTGGATTTCCTTATCTAAAAAGATTCTGATTCTTTAAGTGATCAAAATagatttagtttttgtttcttaccctcttttttcttcccacagCTGCTGTTGGCTCCAACTCCATACATCATCGGGGTCCCTGCCAGCTTCTTCCTCTACAAGCTGGACTTCAAAATGCCTGATGACGTATGGCTGGTGGATCTGGACAGCAATAGGGTGAGGTTCTTGGCCGAGGGACTATAGATTCTAGAAGaggattgtgttttctttttctagatccttCCCAGGAAGGTCCTCAGTTAGGTGATTTCTCTTGTGTGACTcattgaaacaatttttttaaatgcttagctTTTGCTTTATTGGCTTAATAGGCCCTGGTTAGAACTCAAAGGAGTGTCAGATTTAGTTTTGCCGGAGTGAAGTGCTGCCCTGCATCTGGGAGCAGTAAGGCGGTTGTGATCGTGGGAACACAACATACAGTGTAGCTCACCTGATGGTTCTCCTGGGCTATGGTTTCTAGTGAGAAAGTGTCTTTCAATGCAGACTTAAAATGCATATTAATATTCTGTGGCACGAGTACATTCAGACTTCAGCAGTAACCCTTATATGTGTTCgttgtaaaactttaaaaatccaaataagtataaataaataaaaaccacagcaCTAGCATGTAGAGGTAGTCACCAGTAACACCGaggtgtatttctttttatttacgtatgtgtgtattttaaatatatgtctaTACATGATATACATACTCACATATGGGTGAAAATACCGTGTATACAACTTACTATTTTTGTTACCTCCTCTATGTAAGAGTAACTCCTGAGTAATTCCAAAGTCAtgcctcttttttgtttttctggtgcaGGTGATTGCCCCCACCAATGCAGAAGTGCTCCCAACCCTGCCAGAACCAGAATCATTAGAGCTGAAGAAGCATCTGAAGCAGGTgggtgaagagagaagaaaaggaagggagcaGTGGCTACTCTAGGGCGGCCTGGAGGCTGTAGCTGTTCTAAGAGCCACTTTCCTTTCAGACGTCAAGTGGATTAGATTTTCTTAGCTAAGAAGAGGTGTGTCCCATTTCTGGGTATCAGGATGAATCTGAAAAAGGgcttttagatttttgttttttaaagatttatttagtttgagagaaagtgtgcatggggagggggaggagcacaggaagagaatctcaagcagactccccagtgattTCAgcgcctaatgtgggactcgatctcacaaccctgtgatcatggcctgacccgaaaccaagagttggacattcagcccactgagccacacagatgcccctcaTGTCTGCCATTCTTTATGGCCTTAGAGCATTCTGTCTGTCTTGTAAGGAAGGAGCTAGTCATTTGGACAATCTGACtcctttcatattttccttttgaattgaTCCCTAGGTCCCCATAAATGCTTTCTTCAAAAATTCCTCTCTTGAGTAATCCTTTCAATACATttttcattgattgattttcttcctcttctgcatGCCGAGCACAGTACCTGAAGGTAACATGTGGCAGGgccccatttcttcttcctcttgtaTGTGTTATGTAGGACCACCAGTAGACAGCTCCATATTTCTTTATAGGAATCCTTGTTCTCATTCGAAGGGTCTTTAGGAACCTCTGTGTTGTCTTAGCTGTTCAGCAGTACCTCTAGATATCTGTCTGGGCTCAAATGGGTCATTCTGTagcatccctctccctctcacttgcTTCATCCCCACTGATGTAATACAGTGTCTTGTTACTGCCGGGACTGGTGAGGATTGCAAGTTGAGAcagttctctgcctgcctttgctgTGTTTTCGTTCTTGATGATTGCTTTAGTATGGCTAATAAGATGGAGAGGTTGATATGTAGAATTGTACTTCAAATGTTTATAGGAGTTAAGATCCCTGGGCTCGTTACTCCTGTGTTCTTACCCCTGCTACTTGAAATGTGATTCACGGACCAGGAGCATTACCATTGCCTGTGGTTGTTAAAAGTGCGGAATCACCCCAGATATATtgaaccagaatctgcatttttaacaatattccCAGGTGACTCCTGTGCTCGTTAATATTTAAGAAGCATTGCTGGTCTAGACTGAAAAACATTTCATgactaaaataaatttggaaactaTTGCCCTGGGTTCCATATTTGATTAAGTTGCCTTGAGCCAGGTTGGCTTAAACTGAAAGCCTGTATAATTCAGATTATCTTCTGAAGGTTAAAGTATTTGGATTCTTATGTCAAAGACTCTTTCCTAGGAGATGACTGCCTAGCTACCCAGGAATCTGCTGCGCTCCATAGGGGATTTCCTGTTGTTCCACAGGCCCTTGCCAGCATGAGTCTCAACACCCAGCCCATCCTCAATCTGGAAAAATTCCACGAAGGCCAAGAGATCCCCCTTCTCTTGGGAAGGCCTTCTAACGACCTGCAGTCCACACCTTCCACTGAATTCAACCCACTCATCTATGGCAATGATGTGGATTCTGTGGATGTTGCAACGAGGTACGACTAAGTTGACTGGATAATCACGTGCTCTTCAACTGGGTTCTGTTCTATCAGTAGCTGCATGTGCCACCTTAGTGAAAGCAAAGAGAAGTTCTGGTTCCTCATACTCTCAGGCCTTTTAGACCTTGAGTGCAGAGAGATCGATGCTTGTTTAAGATCCTTCTCCCTGTGAAGTGCTGGCTTGGGGAGGTGGTCTGAGACCTCAGACTACAGTCGTCCTTACGGTGCAGGGTGCGGGACTCGGATCATCTCACCATCCCCTTCTTCCCCAGAGTGGCCATGGTCCGTTTCTTCAACTCCCCCAACGTGCTGCAGGGCTTCCAGATGCACACACGTACCCTGCGTCTCTTCCCTCGGCCCGTGGTAGCTTTTCAAGCTGGCTCCTTTCTAGCCTCACGTCCCCGGCAGACTCCTTTTGCAGAGAAGCTGGCCAGAACTCAGGCCGTGGAGTACTTCGGAGAATGGATCCTGAACCCCACCAACTACGCCTTCCAGCGAATCCACAACAGTGAGCGCACCTGCCCCACCTTCTGCCTTTATCCCCTGATGGCCcttccctttgcctttctttGGGGCAGCTTTGACCTGCCCCTTCCATTCCCGTTTAGCCTTAGACTTTTTCCTATCTTTCTTTTATgctcttcttgttttatttttttcctccttgttgctaactctgttctttctctttgggTAGACATGTTTGATCCAGCCCTGATTGGTGACAAGCCGAAGTGGTATGCCCATCAGCTACAGCCCATCCATTATCGAGTCTATGATAGCAACTCCCAGCTGGCCGAGGCACTGAGTGTGCCCCCAGAGCGCGACTCTGACTCTGAGCCCACTGATGACAGGTGAGCGGCAGAACCGATTTTTAAGGTACAAAGGAGGCGCTCACTGGCCTTTATTGAGCACAGTGGCAAAGCCTCGTGGGACTTAGATATTGGTCTTTGAAGCCgtggttatatttttattaattgttttgtgttagcttacttattttatcttgtttcctGGCCTCAAGTTAAGAgcactcctctttttttttcccccaaggttttttttttgtttttattttttttaagatttatttattcatttgagagagagagagaaagagcacatggaggggcagagggagaggaggagaagcagactctgcagttagtggagtggggcttgatccccgaccccgaaatcatgacctgagccagaaatcgagagttggacccttaaccaactgagccacccaggcaccccctccccccctttttaaaaagttttaaattttaatttcattgtagttaacatatagcattatattagtttcaggtgtacaatacagtgattcagcaattcgaCACATTAGTCAGTGCTTATCGTGATAAATGTACTCTAATTCTCATCACCtgttccaccccccaccctcctcccctccagtagCCGTCAGCTTGTTCTGTATTAAGAATTTctttctggggagcctgggtggctcagtgggttaaagcctttgcctttggctcaggtcatgcatgatctcagggtcttgggatcaagccgggcatcggactccctgctcagcggggagcctgcttcctcctctctctgtctttctctgcctgcctccctgtctacttgtgatctatcaaataaataaataaaaacctttaaaaaaagattctaagaatttctttcttggtttgtctttttttttttcctttgtttaattgttttgtttcttaaattctgcatatgggtgaaatcatatggtatttttctttccctgacttatttcacttagtattatactctggttctatccatgttgttgcagatggcaagatttcattcctttttatggctgagtaatactcctgtgtgtgtatgtgtgtgtgtgtatgagagtccttgcttttttatttttcctaatgctGATCACtgattctttttcccttccctttccttccattgtatttttatttttgtttctatttttgggCTCTTCACTCTGCAGTGGCAGCGATAGTATGGATTATGATGACTCAAGCTCTTCTTACTCCTCCCTTGGTGACTTTGTCAGTGAAATGATGAAGTGTGACATCAATGGTGATACTCCCAGTAAGTGTACTTGGGGACACTGGCTCGCTCCGGGCAGTGTTTGGGGCTCTGGGACCGTGCGGTCTGTACCTGCCCCCTTGGGTTTCTGCAGATGTGGATCCGTTGACGCACGCGGCGCTGGGGGATGCCAGCGAGGTGAAGATCGATGAGCTGCAGAACCAGAAGGAATCCGAGGAAGCGGGCCCGGACAGCGAGAACTCTCAGGAAAACCCGCCGCTGCGCTCCAGCTCCAGCACCACCGCCAGCAGTAGCCCCAGCACCGTCATCCATGGAGCTAATGCTGTGCGTGGCGACTTGGAAGGGTGGATGAGTGCGAGCTGTTACTGGGCACGTGGGCTGCACCTCTGTCAGTCGAGGCGGAAGCTGTTAATTTGCCGCTTCAcattcttcctgtcttcctctccaTGGGTCTCCTCGCGTAGAGCCTAGGAGACACAGAAGGAGCTCACTGGGCTTTGTTCAGGACTTAGCTAAGATTCCCCCCTTGCATAGTTTGTGGCACAGACACCAGGGGTGTCACAGAgatcttctttctctcattcccttAGGATAGGAGATGGGAACCTGATAGGCCTGGCTTGGCCCTGCTAATCTGAGAATACAGGAAGGTATTGCTGGGCACCAGGTGactagtttttatttaatgtgcCCTTTAGGAACCTGCCGATTCAACGGAGGTGGACGATAAGGCATCAGTAGGCGTCTCCAAGCCCCTCTCTGCCGTGCCTCCCAGCATGGGCAAATCGAACATGGACAGGCGCCAGACAGAAATCGGAGAGGGGTCAGTGCGCCGGCGAACCTATGACAATCCATACTTCGAGCCCCAGTATGGCCTTCCCCCTGAGGAAGATGATGATGAGCAGGGGGAAAGTTACACTCCCCGATTCAGCCAACATGTCAATGGCAATCGGTGAGAGCCTGGGGATTCCTTCTAGATGGGTGACTGAAGGACCGCACTGCAGTGGACCCCGGGTGAGGGTTAATCAGAAAGTTGGAGAAGTCCAAATGCTCTGGTTGCCCTCCGTCCCAGGCTGGTGCTTTGATCTAGGCATATACGAGTTGTGGGAAGGGAGCCATGATGGCAGTGCAGGCCAGGCCCACACTCCCAAGACTAGGTACCCTTGCCTGGGGCTCACAGGTGCCACTGTGCATTCAAGGGCTCAAAAGCTGCTGCGGCCCAACAGCTTGAAACTGGCAAGCGACTCCGAGGCAGAGTCTGACTCTCGCGCAAGCTCACCCACCTCCACCATCTCCAACAACAGCACCGAGGGCTTCGGGGGCATCATGTCTTTTGCCAGTAAGTGCCTTCAGCTCTCCTGTCTCTGTCCCGTTTGGTCTGCAATAGAGCCTGGCCATGGTGGGTGCTGCTTAGAACCTCAGGTGTAGGGCTGGACTGTTGGTATCGAGCCTCAGTCCAGCTTGTTCGGGTGACAATGAATAAGGTATTTTCCAGGGAGGACAGTAAAGGACAGGGACAGATTAGTCTCTCTCCCCGGAGGTTTCAGTCTATCTCAGGTAAGATAGCAGTCAACTGAGAGTCGTTGTATTAAACGTCATATGTTTTGTGGAAATACAATGGTCAAATTGGGTTTGGGTTCTGTATACCTTTTTTGCCTGGTGAAGGACTTTTTCATGAACACACTTGGAAATCTGTATGAGGAGTGTATATGAGGTTGACTTTTGTGCCTAGAGAATATGGCCGGAAATGCGGGGTGGTGTCAGTTAAAGATTAAGGACAGACCAGGGACCGGAGAGAGCCAGCATCAGGAATAATTATGACTGAGTTTTTTCAGAAGCCAGGTAAGGGCAGCGTCAACATCTGACCAAAAGTGCATGAAGTCAGCTTTCACACCGAGCTAGCGGTTGGTGAGAGACTTGGCTGTTACCAGGGGAGATGGTCAGAGAAAGTTGTTACTGGGTTTTGAACAATCCTGGCAGCTGCCCCTTTGGTTGCCCTAAATTACAGACTTGGTCTTTTCTGTGGTAGATCAGAGGTACCGGGGCTGtgcttgaaaaggaagaagatggagCTGATGGTGCAGTCATCAGCTTTGATTCTCTGTGCTCCTAACTCATCGCTCTCACACCCTCCCCTTGACAGGCAGCCTATATCGAAACCACAGTACGAGCTTCAGTCTTTCAAACCTCACACTGCCCACCAAAGGTGCGAGAGAGAAGACCACACCCTTCCCCAGTCTGAAAGGTAACTGCAGCCCTCCTTCCGCCGAACCAGGATTCTCCAGGAGATATCTCAGGCCTACGGGTGCTTGTCAGGAACCCTGTGTATGATGGCTCATTTGATCTGGCTGTGGCCCCTCATACCGCTTCTCATGGCTTTCACTGCTCATGATGGGCTCTGACTGGTTTTCAGATGGGAATGGTCTCTGTAGCTGGAGAGGAGGCTCTGCTGTGTCATTTAGGATACCAGCGGCTGTGCCATAACTGCTTCTGGGGCGATCCATAAGGGGTCATGAGCTGCCACCAATCATCTGCCAGCTTCTTGCTGCATGAGCAGAggagggctctgtcccagggagCTGGCCCGCCGGGGGATGGTTGCGAGAGCCTGGCACTGTTTACAGAGCCAAGAAGCCTCTCACTTTGACTTCACGTCGATGGGCCCTGTGGGTGGGCCAGGTAGTATTGGTTGGCTTCTAAGAACAGTTATGATCTTATTTGATTTTCGTTTGTGAGCTTGGAGGGTCTGAAGGGCTCTTCGGAATTTACTCTCTTgacgtttgtttgttttctctggctATTGGGctgaaatatttaattacagTAGAGAGCATAGTGAGAAGAgctccatatatattttaactgaCTTCTCTCCCCAGTGATTAAAAACTCCGGCAATCAAAGAAGTGTTCTCTGATGGGGATGGGAACATAGGGTAGGTGGGCAAAGAGACGTGATAGCTAGAGGTGTAGGGGGCTAACTAGCACTGTGGCACGAATCCACACACAACTCAGTAGCTTAGGAAGAGGGTTAGTCACTGGCTTCATGTGATGTAGTTGGGGAGGAAAGCGGTTGAAATGCCTTCATCGCATGCGGCCGCCTCACTCATCTGCTGCCCCTCTCGCTCCCATCCGCCTCCGGCCTCACACGCCCACCCCACTTCCCATGACAGCATCTGCAAGATGGGTCTCCTCTCTCGGCCTCCTGGCAGGCCCTCTGGACCCCGTGCGAGATGTTTCATGAAAACCAGCAGTCCCTCTTTCATGCATGTGCCTGTTCAGTACCTGAAGGTCCCTCGTGTCATTTACCCTGCCCCTGGCTTTTAGAGACCATAGCCCTAAGGACGGTCTTTCCTAGAGCCTTGGTGGTTTCCTGATCTCTTGGCTTCCAGCTCTGAGGTGCCTGAGAACTACGGTTATGTGCACTAAGCTTTGGGAGAATCCTCAGGTGGTCTGACATACAGCTCCATTGAGGGGAACAGGGGTTGTGGTATCACGGTGCACCTACTAACTGTGTATTTTGTGTCCCAGTATTTGGGCTAAATACTCTAATGGAGATTGTTACTGAAGCCGGCCCCGGGAGTGGTGAAGGTGGGTCTTGCCCGTGAGCTGtgcatgatcttttttttttcctagcatcTTCCGTGCCTGCCTGAGGGCCATCCTCCGCACGGAGCAAGCAGTGTCCCATGAGTGACCTGCCTTGCCCCTCCCCCGTGACGCCCGTGCTTGCCCGTGGGGCGCTGCTGGTGCATGTGGAGTGGCCTGAGTCTCCATCCCCACCTCCTCCACATTGCCATGGCTGGTTTCGACCTATGTGTGATGGCCCGGGGCCACCCTCGCCCAGCCCTT comes from Mustela erminea isolate mMusErm1 chromosome 9, mMusErm1.Pri, whole genome shotgun sequence and encodes:
- the MADD gene encoding MAP kinase-activating death domain protein isoform X47, which encodes MVQKKKLCPRLLDYLVIVGARHPSSDSVAQTPELLRRYPLEDHSEFPLPPDVVFFCQPEGCLSVRQRRMSLRDDTSFVFTLTDKDTGVTRYGICVNFYRSFQKRMPKEKGEGGAGSRGKEGSRATCASEEVGTETSETGLSLQPPSADPAPDVNQSPRVKPRAKAGSRSRNSTLTSLCVLSHYPFFSTFRECLYTLKRLVDCCSERLLGKKLGIPRGIQRDTMWRIFTGSLLVEEKSSALLHDLREIEAWIYRLLRSPVPVSGQKRVDIEVLPQELQQALTFALPDPSRFTLVDFPLHLPLELLGVDACLQVLTCILLEHKVVLQSRDYNALSMSVMAFVAMIYPLEYMFPVIPLLPTCMASAEQLLLAPTPYIIGVPASFFLYKLDFKMPDDVWLVDLDSNRVIAPTNAEVLPTLPEPESLELKKHLKQALASMSLNTQPILNLEKFHEGQEIPLLLGRPSNDLQSTPSTEFNPLIYGNDVDSVDVATRVAMVRFFNSPNVLQGFQMHTRTLRLFPRPVVAFQAGSFLASRPRQTPFAEKLARTQAVEYFGEWILNPTNYAFQRIHNNMFDPALIGDKPKWYAHQLQPIHYRVYDSNSQLAEALSVPPERDSDSEPTDDSGSDSMDYDDSSSSYSSLGDFVSEMMKCDINGDTPNVDPLTHAALGDASEVKIDELQNQKESEEAGPDSENSQENPPLRSSSSTTASSSPSTVIHGANAEPADSTEVDDKASVGVSKPLSAVPPSMGKSNMDRRQTEIGEGAQKLLRPNSLKLASDSEAESDSRASSPTSTISNNSTEGFGGIMSFASSLYRNHSTSFSLSNLTLPTKGAREKTTPFPSLKGNRRALVDQKSSVIKHSPTVKREPPSPQGRSSNSSENQQFLKEVVHSVLDGQGVGWLNMKKVRRLLESEQLRVFVLSKLNRSVQSEDDARQDAIPDVEVSRKVYKGMLDLLKCTVLSLEQSYAHAGLGGMASIFGLLEIAQTHYYSKEPDKRKKSPTESVNTPVGKDPGLSGRGDPKAMAQLRVPQLGPRAPSAAGKGPRELDTRSLKEENFVASVGPEVIKSVFETEEKKSQISADSGVSLTSGSQRTDPDSVIGVSPAVMVRSSSQDSEVSTVVSNSSGETLGADSDLSSNAGDGPGGEGSAHLASSRGTLSDSEIETNSATSTIFGKAHSLKPSVKEKLVGSPVRSSEDVSQRVYLYEGLLGRDKGSMWDQLEDAAMETFSISKERSTLWDQMQFWEDAFLDAVMLEREGMGMDQGPQEMIDRYLSLGEHDRKRLEDDEDRLLATLLHNLISYMLLMKVNKNDIRKKVRRLMGKSHIGLVYSQQINEVLDQLANLNGRDLAIRSSGSRHMKKQTFVVHAGTDTNGDIFFMEVCDDCVVLRSNIGTVYERWWYEKLINMTYCPKTKVLCLWRRNGSETQLNKFYTKKCRELYYCVKDSMERAAARQQSIKPGPELGGEFPVQDMKTGEGGLLQVTLEGINLKFMHSQFLKLKKW
- the MADD gene encoding MAP kinase-activating death domain protein isoform X3 gives rise to the protein MVQKKKLCPRLLDYLVIVGARHPSSDSVAQTPELLRRYPLEDHSEFPLPPDVVFFCQPEGCLSVRQRRMSLRDDTSFVFTLTDKDTGVTRYGICVNFYRSFQKRMPKEKGEGGAGSRGKEGSRATCASEEVGTETSETGLSLQPPSADPAPDVNQSPRVKPRAKAGSRSRNSTLTSLCVLSHYPFFSTFRECLYTLKRLVDCCSERLLGKKLGIPRGIQRDTMWRIFTGSLLVEEKSSALLHDLREIEAWIYRLLRSPVPVSGQKRVDIEVLPQELQQALTFALPDPSRFTLVDFPLHLPLELLGVDACLQVLTCILLEHKVVLQSRDYNALSMSVMAFVAMIYPLEYMFPVIPLLPTCMASAEQLLLAPTPYIIGVPASFFLYKLDFKMPDDVWLVDLDSNRVIAPTNAEVLPTLPEPESLELKKHLKQALASMSLNTQPILNLEKFHEGQEIPLLLGRPSNDLQSTPSTEFNPLIYGNDVDSVDVATRVAMVRFFNSPNVLQGFQMHTRTLRLFPRPVVAFQAGSFLASRPRQTPFAEKLARTQAVEYFGEWILNPTNYAFQRIHNNMFDPALIGDKPKWYAHQLQPIHYRVYDSNSQLAEALSVPPERDSDSEPTDDSGSDSMDYDDSSSSYSSLGDFVSEMMKCDINGDTPNVDPLTHAALGDASEVKIDELQNQKESEEAGPDSENSQENPPLRSSSSTTASSSPSTVIHGANAEPADSTEVDDKASVGVSKPLSAVPPSMGKSNMDRRQTEIGEGSVRRRTYDNPYFEPQYGLPPEEDDDEQGESYTPRFSQHVNGNRAQKLLRPNSLKLASDSEAESDSRASSPTSTISNNSTEGFGGIMSFASSLYRNHSTSFSLSNLTLPTKGAREKTTPFPSLKVFGLNTLMEIVTEAGPGSGEGNRRALVDQKSSVIKHSPTVKREPPSPQGRSSNSSENQQFLKEVVHSVLDGQGVGWLNMKKVRRLLESEQLRVFVLSKLNRSVQSEDDARQDAIPDVEVSRKVYKGMLDLLKCTVLSLEQSYAHAGLGGMASIFGLLEIAQTHYYSKEPDKRKKSPTESVNTPVGKDPGLSGRGDPKAMAQLRVPQLGPRAPSAAGKGPRELDTRSLKEENFVASVELWNKHQEVKKQKALEKQRPEVIKSVFETEEKKSQISADSGVSLTSGSQRTDPDSVIGVSPAVMVRSSSQDSEVSTVVSNSSGETLGADSDLSSNAGDGPGGEGSAHLASSRGTLSDSEIETNSATSTIFGKAHSLKPSVKEKLVGSPVRSSEDVSQRVYLYEGLLGRDKGSMWDQLEDAAMETFSISKERSTLWDQMQFWEDAFLDAVMLEREGMGMDQGPQEMIDRYLSLGEHDRKRLEDDEDRLLATLLHNLISYMLLMKVNKNDIRKKVRRLMGKSHIGLVYSQQINEVLDQLANLNGRDLAIRSSGSRHMKKQTFVVHAGTDTNGDIFFMEVCDDCVVLRSNIGTVYERWWYEKLINMTYCPKTKVLCLWRRNGSETQLNKFYTKKCRELYYCVKDSMERAAARQQSIKPGPELGGEFPVQDMKTGEGGLLQVTLEGINLKFMHSQVFIELNHIKKCNTVRGVFVLEEFVPEIKEVVSHKYKTPMAHEICYSVLCLFSYVAAVRSREEDLRTPPRPVSS